In Lacibacter sp. H375, one DNA window encodes the following:
- the trmD gene encoding tRNA (guanosine(37)-N1)-methyltransferase TrmD, with the protein MHIHIISIVPELLDSPLNHSIMKRAKEKGLLTVTVHHLRKWAVNEYGQVDDYQYGGGAGMVMMCEPLEKAILELQQEKKFDEIIYLTPDGVTLKQQTANRLSLKENLLLICGHYKGIDERIRQHYVTMEISIGDYVLSGGELAAAVLVDAIGRIIPGVLNDETSALTDSFQDHLLAPPVYTRPAEYNGWKIPDILLSGDLKKIEEWRHEQAVQRTKERRPDLLDEE; encoded by the coding sequence ATGCACATTCACATTATTTCCATTGTTCCTGAATTGCTGGATAGCCCGCTAAATCATTCGATCATGAAACGGGCAAAGGAAAAAGGATTGTTGACCGTTACAGTTCATCACCTGCGCAAGTGGGCCGTAAATGAATACGGACAAGTGGACGATTACCAATACGGCGGTGGCGCAGGCATGGTGATGATGTGCGAACCATTAGAAAAAGCAATACTTGAATTGCAGCAGGAAAAAAAGTTTGATGAAATTATTTATCTCACACCGGACGGTGTTACGTTGAAACAACAAACCGCTAATCGTCTTTCATTAAAAGAAAATTTATTACTCATCTGCGGTCATTACAAAGGCATTGATGAACGTATCCGTCAGCATTATGTAACCATGGAAATTTCCATTGGTGATTATGTATTGAGTGGTGGAGAATTAGCAGCTGCTGTGTTGGTTGATGCCATTGGTCGAATCATTCCAGGTGTACTGAACGACGAAACATCGGCACTTACTGATTCGTTTCAGGATCATTTATTGGCCCCACCTGTGTATACACGTCCGGCAGAGTACAACGGCTGGAAGATCCCTGACATTTTATTGAGTGGTGATCTGAAAAAAATTGAAGAGTGGCGGCATGAGCAGGCAGTACAACGCACAAAAGAACGGAGACCTGATTTGTTGGATGAAGAATAA
- a CDS encoding RNA-binding S4 domain-containing protein: MEAKEKLRIDKYLWAIRLFKTRSQAAAACESGKVKHNGDSCKASKTVNAGDEYEVKTEARRWRIKVTGLLHNRLQYSEAIKYYIDITPVEELERMKSVASSFHTGKRLSKVGRPTKRERRDLDDFMED, translated from the coding sequence ATGGAAGCAAAAGAAAAACTCCGTATTGATAAATATCTCTGGGCTATCCGCCTGTTTAAAACACGCAGCCAGGCAGCAGCAGCCTGTGAAAGTGGCAAGGTGAAGCATAACGGTGATTCCTGCAAAGCATCAAAAACAGTGAATGCGGGTGACGAATATGAAGTGAAGACCGAAGCAAGACGCTGGCGAATTAAAGTAACCGGCTTACTCCACAACCGTTTACAATACAGTGAAGCCATCAAATACTATATTGATATAACCCCTGTTGAAGAACTGGAACGCATGAAATCTGTTGCATCTTCATTTCATACGGGTAAACGTTTGAGCAAAGTGGGACGACCAACAAAACGTGAACGCAGAGACCTTGATGATTTTATGGAGGATTAA
- a CDS encoding S9 family peptidase, translating into MKKIFLGFCFLVLTFLSFAQFKADKVKWTPDNNGVYENDNNAIVSTNFKTGQQKVIVPADVLKANKISIKDFSITASESQVLIFTNTAKVWRYNTRGDYWLYDAATKKLQQVGKDKPAQSLLYAKLSPDGKKVAYVHANNVYVEDIATGVATALTSTNNNKKLINGTFDWVYEEEFGCRDGFRWSADSKSIAYWQVDANQIKDYYMLNTTDDIYSKVIPVEYPKVGEQPSPVKIAVVNIETAKTTWMNIPGDPANNYLPRMEWSAANELIVQQLNRKQNESKLYFCNTATGEAKQFYTETDKAWIDIKSRWNDDDPRGWEFIENGKSFLWVSEKDGWRHIYKVTRDGKETLLTVGNYDIATISAVDEAKNELYFIASPDNPIQRYLYKVKMDGKSKSVRVTPAGYDGTNSYECSPNGAFAVHSFTSRAVAPATQFLNLATHKPVAGEELLKTMKPVKKDNLEYFTITTDDGVTMDGWMSKPKNYDPSKKYPVLLYVYSEPAATTVEDDFYAGSNFMFGGDMNAQGYFYVSFNNRGTPTLKGAEWRKSIYKQIGRINIRDQAMGMKKLLADRSYLDASRVAVWGWSGGGSTTLHLMFQYPDLFQTGIAVAAVANQLFYDNIYQERYMGLPQENKDDFIKGSPITYAKNLKGNLLYIHGTGDDNVHYSNAEVLVNELIKQGKLFQFMPYPNRTHSISEGAGTFQHLSKLYTAYLKEKCPPGAR; encoded by the coding sequence ATGAAGAAAATTTTTCTTGGCTTTTGTTTTTTAGTTCTTACGTTTTTATCATTTGCTCAGTTTAAAGCGGATAAGGTAAAATGGACGCCTGATAACAACGGGGTTTATGAAAACGACAACAATGCCATCGTCAGCACCAATTTTAAAACAGGTCAGCAAAAAGTAATTGTACCTGCTGATGTATTGAAAGCGAATAAGATCAGCATCAAAGATTTCAGCATTACGGCCAGTGAATCGCAGGTGCTCATCTTTACCAATACAGCTAAAGTATGGCGCTACAATACACGTGGTGATTATTGGTTGTACGATGCCGCAACAAAAAAACTGCAGCAGGTAGGGAAAGATAAACCTGCCCAATCATTACTGTATGCGAAGCTTTCACCCGATGGTAAAAAAGTAGCGTATGTTCATGCCAATAATGTATATGTAGAAGATATTGCAACAGGTGTTGCAACTGCACTCACATCCACAAACAATAATAAGAAACTCATAAACGGCACCTTCGATTGGGTGTATGAAGAAGAGTTTGGCTGCAGAGATGGTTTTCGCTGGAGTGCCGATAGTAAGAGCATCGCTTACTGGCAGGTTGATGCCAACCAGATCAAAGATTATTACATGCTGAATACCACTGATGATATTTATTCGAAAGTGATCCCTGTTGAATATCCGAAAGTGGGCGAACAACCATCGCCTGTAAAAATTGCTGTGGTAAATATTGAAACAGCAAAAACAACCTGGATGAATATTCCCGGTGATCCTGCAAACAATTACCTGCCCCGAATGGAATGGAGTGCTGCAAATGAATTAATTGTTCAGCAACTCAACCGAAAACAAAACGAAAGTAAATTGTATTTCTGCAACACTGCGACAGGCGAAGCGAAACAGTTCTATACGGAAACAGACAAAGCTTGGATCGATATTAAAAGCAGATGGAATGATGATGATCCCCGTGGCTGGGAGTTTATTGAAAACGGCAAATCATTTTTATGGGTTAGTGAAAAAGATGGTTGGCGACACATTTACAAAGTAACCCGTGATGGAAAGGAAACATTACTCACCGTTGGCAATTATGATATTGCAACTATCAGTGCCGTTGATGAAGCAAAGAATGAATTATACTTTATTGCATCACCCGATAATCCGATTCAACGTTATCTCTACAAAGTAAAAATGGATGGTAAGAGCAAATCGGTTCGTGTTACACCTGCCGGTTATGATGGTACGAACAGTTATGAGTGCTCACCCAACGGAGCTTTTGCTGTGCATAGTTTTACAAGTCGTGCTGTTGCGCCTGCTACACAATTCCTCAACCTTGCAACACATAAACCTGTTGCAGGTGAAGAATTATTGAAGACGATGAAGCCGGTGAAGAAAGATAATCTGGAATACTTTACCATTACCACCGACGATGGCGTGACCATGGATGGCTGGATGAGTAAGCCAAAGAACTATGATCCATCAAAGAAATATCCTGTTTTACTTTATGTGTATAGCGAACCTGCAGCAACAACTGTAGAAGATGATTTTTATGCAGGTAGTAATTTTATGTTTGGCGGTGATATGAATGCACAGGGTTACTTCTATGTATCGTTCAACAACCGTGGTACGCCAACATTGAAAGGTGCTGAGTGGAGAAAAAGTATTTACAAACAGATCGGCCGCATTAACATCCGTGACCAGGCAATGGGGATGAAAAAATTATTGGCCGATCGTTCTTATCTCGATGCAAGCCGTGTTGCAGTTTGGGGATGGAGCGGTGGTGGCTCAACAACATTACATTTGATGTTCCAGTATCCCGATCTTTTTCAAACAGGTATTGCTGTTGCAGCAGTAGCAAATCAATTGTTCTACGATAATATTTACCAGGAACGTTACATGGGTTTGCCACAGGAGAACAAAGATGATTTCATTAAAGGCTCTCCAATCACTTATGCAAAAAACCTCAAAGGAAATTTATTGTACATCCACGGCACTGGTGATGATAATGTTCATTACAGCAATGCAGAAGTGTTGGTGAATGAATTGATCAAACAGGGTAAACTGTTCCAGTTTATGCCTTATCCTAACCGTACACACAGCATCAGCGAGGGCGCAGGAACGTTTCAACATTTATCAAAACTGTATACGGCTTATTTAAAAGAAAAATGCCCTCCTGGAGCGAGATGA
- a CDS encoding metal-dependent hydrolase family protein yields MRTKHFFFSLLLLFGLQATAQRTLIHCGKLIDTKDGKVVSNVTIIVQGNLIADVVNGFTTAAANDKVIDLKNKTVMPGLMDMHVHVESETKKGAVADRFILNPPDIAFQSTVYARTTLMAGFTTVRDLGGSGVNLSLRNSINRGIVVGPRIFSAGKSIATTGGHADPTNGYSKALMGDPGPAEGVINGPEEAYHAVRQRYKDGSDCIKITATGGVLSQAKDGSSPQFTVEEVRAIVTAAKDYGFIVAAHAHGAEGIKRAIKGGVTSIEHGSYMDDEGIALAKEYGTWMVPTITAGKSTADSAKIPGYYTDIVTPKALAVGPQIQSTFARAYKAGVKIAFGTDAGVFAHGKNWMEFVYMTEVGMPPMEAIQTATKNAATMLNMWDKFGSIEKGKIADIIAVDGDPLTDIKVMGKVVFVMKEGKVYKKDGVQVL; encoded by the coding sequence ATGAGAACAAAACATTTTTTCTTTTCACTTCTTTTGTTATTTGGATTACAGGCTACTGCGCAACGTACACTTATCCATTGTGGCAAACTCATCGATACAAAAGATGGGAAAGTAGTAAGTAACGTAACGATCATAGTACAAGGCAATCTTATTGCTGATGTGGTAAATGGCTTTACCACTGCTGCAGCCAACGATAAAGTGATCGACTTAAAAAATAAAACCGTGATGCCCGGCTTAATGGATATGCATGTGCATGTGGAAAGTGAAACAAAGAAAGGAGCAGTTGCCGATCGCTTCATACTTAATCCACCCGATATTGCATTTCAAAGTACAGTGTATGCACGAACTACATTGATGGCTGGTTTCACAACGGTTCGTGATCTTGGTGGCAGCGGTGTAAATCTTTCGTTACGTAATTCTATTAACAGAGGTATTGTTGTTGGTCCACGTATTTTTTCTGCAGGCAAATCAATTGCAACAACAGGTGGTCATGCCGATCCTACAAATGGTTACAGCAAAGCGCTCATGGGTGATCCCGGACCTGCAGAAGGAGTTATCAACGGACCGGAAGAAGCATATCATGCAGTTCGCCAGCGTTACAAAGATGGAAGTGATTGTATCAAGATCACTGCAACAGGTGGCGTGTTAAGCCAGGCGAAAGATGGATCAAGTCCGCAGTTTACAGTGGAAGAAGTAAGAGCGATTGTCACAGCAGCAAAAGATTATGGATTTATTGTGGCGGCACATGCGCATGGAGCAGAAGGCATCAAGCGTGCAATTAAAGGAGGTGTTACAAGTATTGAACATGGAAGTTATATGGATGATGAAGGTATTGCATTGGCAAAAGAATATGGTACATGGATGGTGCCAACGATCACCGCTGGTAAATCAACGGCCGACAGTGCAAAGATCCCCGGTTACTATACTGATATTGTTACACCAAAAGCATTGGCTGTGGGTCCGCAGATACAAAGCACATTTGCACGTGCATATAAAGCAGGGGTGAAGATTGCTTTTGGTACAGATGCAGGTGTGTTTGCACATGGTAAGAACTGGATGGAGTTTGTGTATATGACAGAAGTGGGTATGCCGCCGATGGAAGCTATTCAAACTGCAACAAAGAACGCAGCAACCATGTTGAATATGTGGGATAAATTCGGCAGTATTGAAAAAGGAAAGATCGCTGATATCATTGCTGTTGATGGTGATCCGTTAACGGATATTAAAGTGATGGGTAAAGTTGTATTTGTGATGAAGGAGGGGAAAGTATATAAAAAGGATGGAGTACAGGTGTTGTAA
- a CDS encoding S8 family serine peptidase, with translation MQKYIFRSILSFCFLLIFQHLFAQVTTNSVLLRKAAVVQQEKEKILAKQLAELAKKRGWETVLQWKNGGIALLTGVDGFGNPIYTATDNNTLAAATIGTNALWNGGILGLNLSGSSNNVKDKMAVWDGGRVRSTHVELTGRILQKDGAAVNSDHATHVSGTLIASGVNPYAKGMSFGLQRLLAYDFNSHLSEMLNESPNLLISNHSYGTIAGWNFNATQNRWEFYGRYDATEDYKFGYYSSDAQLFDSIAYNAPYYLIVKSAGNNRSENGPAVGATYWRFDINGSMTNAGARPGDISSNDGFDIISTYGTSKNILTVGAVNPIASGYTRPTDVVISSFSSWGPTDDGRIKPDVVADGVGLLSSVATTDNAYSSLSGTSMASPNTSGSLLLLQEYYSQLNGGNFMRAATLKGLVIHTADEAGFSPGPDYQFGWGLVNIKKAAQVIALNNSKHLILEQNLTTSTTTYSLPVVASGNGQLSATISWTDPKSEIVEPVATALNNQTIKLVNDLDIVIKKGSTVYRPWILDPGFPAGAASKGNNIRDNVEKVEVTDVVPGETYTIEVTFKGTLARGAQAFSLLVSGIGGTAYCSSASTNTAGARIDSVSFSNIQNKNVAGCTSYSNFTNFVGNVQSGQTIPFFARLNSCDASSTDKVLKIFIDANNDGDFADAGELLATSSVINGNGDYTGNIGIPAGIGVGNYCILRVVMVETNDASSVTSCNSYTKGETQDYRVLITTPSTDVGINRLVSPQPGDCSSNAKYVTVNIRNYGNSPQSNIPLTVTIKQGATTVATLSATFSVSIPAFAEKSYTFQTPFEALPGITYTITANAALAGDQDASNNENITQFNVSAGPSTLSATAVICENNVLLNAAPTNYDLYTWYTSANATTPVATGYTANISTIASTYYLGINEEVKIGPATKQVFADGGYNVFNGNLVRITAEQATTLQTVRLYIGHPGRITFHLRELASYNETTGAYSYFPVSSVSLDVTATALTPPVLGAQNNSLSDQGAIYYLGLTIPKAGNYALVIQCENGASIFRNNNITSMPYPYTIPGLLSITGNSAIQAGSPDYFQGFYYFLYDLTVKPLGCGMPRRAITPTTINKPVISVSGNILTSTASQNYQWFKDGVGIPSANSQSYSATSSGSYTVQTLESNCILVSTAVNFVTTAINNVDPSTIGLLVTPNPTITGKFTIQLVTKTKDDLTISLLNTVGQQVFYSNTPQFIGRLTKQIDPGKLPAGIYYLQIRHDKKYYTKRIMITQ, from the coding sequence ATGCAGAAATACATTTTTCGTTCAATTCTCTCTTTCTGTTTCCTTCTGATTTTCCAACACTTGTTTGCGCAAGTAACAACCAACAGTGTTCTCCTTCGTAAAGCAGCAGTTGTTCAACAGGAAAAGGAAAAAATCCTGGCAAAACAATTAGCGGAACTGGCAAAGAAAAGAGGATGGGAAACAGTTTTGCAATGGAAAAATGGAGGTATTGCTTTATTAACAGGAGTTGATGGTTTTGGTAACCCCATTTATACGGCCACGGATAATAACACATTGGCTGCTGCCACAATTGGTACAAATGCCCTATGGAACGGTGGTATTCTAGGTTTAAATCTTAGTGGATCATCCAATAATGTAAAGGATAAAATGGCCGTGTGGGATGGTGGCAGAGTACGTAGTACACACGTAGAACTTACCGGGCGGATATTACAGAAAGATGGAGCTGCGGTTAACAGCGATCATGCAACACATGTTTCGGGAACCCTGATAGCCAGTGGTGTAAATCCATATGCAAAAGGAATGAGTTTTGGTTTGCAACGCCTGCTGGCTTACGACTTCAACAGTCATCTTTCCGAAATGCTCAACGAAAGCCCTAACCTCCTTATTTCGAATCACAGTTATGGTACAATTGCAGGGTGGAACTTCAATGCAACACAAAATCGTTGGGAATTTTATGGACGATACGACGCTACCGAAGACTATAAGTTTGGTTATTATTCATCGGATGCGCAACTGTTCGACTCAATTGCATACAATGCTCCTTATTACCTGATTGTAAAATCAGCAGGAAACAATCGGAGTGAGAATGGCCCCGCAGTGGGAGCAACATACTGGCGTTTTGATATTAATGGAAGTATGACAAATGCCGGTGCACGACCGGGAGATATTAGCAGTAACGATGGTTTCGATATTATTTCAACCTATGGAACTTCAAAAAACATTTTAACTGTTGGGGCAGTAAACCCTATTGCTTCCGGATATACTCGACCTACCGATGTAGTGATATCTTCATTCAGTAGTTGGGGGCCTACAGATGATGGTCGTATCAAACCAGATGTAGTAGCAGATGGTGTGGGCCTGCTGTCCAGTGTCGCCACAACTGATAATGCCTATTCGTCTTTAAGCGGCACTTCTATGGCAAGTCCAAATACTTCAGGTTCACTTTTGTTATTGCAGGAATATTATTCGCAATTAAATGGCGGCAACTTTATGCGTGCAGCTACATTAAAAGGGCTGGTAATTCACACAGCAGATGAAGCAGGCTTTAGTCCCGGTCCCGACTACCAGTTCGGGTGGGGGCTAGTTAACATCAAAAAAGCAGCACAAGTGATCGCTTTAAACAACAGTAAACATCTTATTCTGGAACAAAACTTAACTACTTCCACTACTACCTATAGCTTGCCGGTAGTAGCAAGTGGTAATGGTCAGCTATCTGCCACCATTTCGTGGACCGATCCGAAATCAGAAATTGTAGAACCTGTTGCAACAGCTTTAAACAATCAAACTATTAAATTGGTGAACGATCTTGACATAGTGATCAAGAAAGGTTCAACTGTTTATCGTCCCTGGATATTAGATCCAGGCTTCCCAGCCGGAGCCGCTTCCAAGGGAAATAATATTCGTGACAACGTAGAAAAAGTAGAAGTGACGGATGTAGTACCCGGCGAAACCTACACAATTGAAGTGACTTTTAAAGGAACGCTGGCACGGGGGGCGCAGGCCTTTTCGCTTCTTGTAAGTGGGATTGGAGGCACAGCTTATTGCTCATCGGCATCAACCAATACTGCCGGGGCAAGAATCGACAGCGTTTCTTTTTCTAATATTCAAAACAAAAATGTTGCAGGTTGTACCAGCTACTCCAATTTTACAAATTTTGTTGGCAATGTGCAATCAGGTCAAACCATTCCCTTTTTTGCTCGCCTGAATAGTTGTGATGCAAGTAGTACAGATAAGGTTCTGAAAATATTTATCGATGCAAACAATGACGGTGATTTTGCTGATGCCGGTGAATTGCTTGCTACAAGTTCAGTTATTAATGGCAATGGTGATTACACGGGCAACATTGGCATCCCGGCAGGAATAGGCGTTGGTAATTATTGCATTCTTCGGGTTGTAATGGTTGAAACAAATGATGCATCTTCTGTTACATCCTGTAATAGTTACACAAAAGGTGAAACACAAGACTACAGGGTGCTTATAACAACGCCATCAACAGACGTAGGAATCAACCGGCTTGTTAGCCCCCAACCCGGCGATTGCAGCAGTAACGCAAAATACGTTACCGTAAACATCCGGAACTACGGCAATAGCCCTCAAAGTAATATACCGCTTACTGTCACTATTAAACAAGGTGCTACAACTGTTGCTACACTTAGCGCTACCTTTTCAGTCAGCATCCCTGCTTTCGCAGAAAAAAGTTACACTTTTCAAACTCCTTTTGAAGCATTGCCAGGCATTACTTATACTATTACCGCTAATGCGGCGCTGGCAGGAGATCAGGATGCATCGAATAATGAAAATATTACTCAGTTCAATGTTAGTGCCGGCCCTTCAACATTATCAGCAACGGCAGTAATTTGTGAGAACAATGTACTGTTGAACGCAGCTCCAACCAACTATGACCTGTACACCTGGTATACATCGGCCAATGCGACAACCCCGGTGGCCACCGGCTATACAGCAAACATTTCAACAATTGCTTCTACTTATTATCTTGGTATAAATGAGGAAGTAAAGATTGGCCCTGCAACTAAGCAAGTTTTTGCTGATGGAGGGTATAATGTATTTAATGGTAACCTGGTTCGTATTACTGCCGAACAGGCAACGACATTGCAAACTGTCAGACTGTATATTGGCCATCCAGGAAGAATTACTTTCCATCTTAGGGAACTGGCGAGTTATAATGAAACTACCGGAGCCTATTCTTACTTCCCTGTGTCTTCCGTGTCACTTGATGTTACTGCAACTGCATTAACACCTCCTGTTCTCGGAGCGCAAAATAATAGCCTTTCTGATCAGGGTGCTATCTACTATCTAGGACTTACCATTCCCAAAGCAGGAAATTATGCATTAGTGATACAATGCGAAAACGGGGCATCGATCTTCAGGAATAACAATATCACTTCTATGCCTTACCCATACACCATACCCGGCTTACTTTCTATAACAGGCAATTCTGCTATCCAGGCAGGATCGCCCGATTATTTTCAGGGTTTTTATTATTTCCTGTACGACCTAACTGTTAAACCGTTAGGATGTGGTATGCCACGCCGGGCAATAACGCCGACTACCATAAACAAACCAGTAATTTCAGTTTCAGGAAATATACTTACAAGTACAGCTTCACAGAATTATCAATGGTTTAAAGATGGAGTGGGCATCCCCTCTGCCAACAGTCAATCATATTCAGCCACCAGCTCTGGTAGCTATACCGTTCAAACGCTTGAAAGTAACTGTATCCTGGTTTCTACTGCTGTAAACTTTGTAACCACAGCAATAAATAATGTCGATCCATCAACAATCGGATTGCTGGTTACACCTAACCCAACAATCACAGGAAAGTTTACTATACAACTTGTAACAAAAACAAAAGATGACCTTACAATTTCGTTATTAAACACAGTTGGTCAACAGGTGTTTTATTCAAATACTCCTCAATTCATTGGCAGATTAACTAAACAGATCGACCCTGGCAAGTTGCCTGCCGGTATATATTATCTGCAGATCAGGCACGATAAAAAATATTACACAAAGAGAATTATGATTACGCAATAG
- a CDS encoding dipeptidase: MQAWKDYQEQNKDRFLNELLELLRIPSISAKSENKADMVACAEAVKQRLLEAGADTVTIYPTAGHPIVYGEKMIDPSKPTVLVYGHYDVQPVDPLNLWHSDPFDPTIKDGKIFARGACDDKGQFYMHVKALETMVKTNSLTTNIKFCIEGEEEVGSPNLGTFVKANKELLKADVVLISDTAMISMENPSIDIGVRGLSYIEVEVTGPNRDLHSGVYGGAVANPITMLAKMIASCHDENNHITIPGFYDDVVEATPEERKLMAAAPYDEKEYSADLGVDKLWGEKGFTTNERTGIRPTLELNGIWGGYTGEGAKTVLPSKAFAKISARLVPNQSSEKITEKLLNYFKSIAPPGVTINAFEHHGGEPYMTPVDSKAYKAAAAAIKDTFGKDAIPVRGGGSIPICALFEKELGIKIVFMGFGLDSDNLHSPNEKYDIFNFYKGIETIPYFHKHFAEA; this comes from the coding sequence ATGCAGGCTTGGAAAGATTACCAGGAACAGAACAAAGACCGTTTCCTGAATGAATTGCTTGAACTATTACGCATCCCCTCCATCAGCGCCAAAAGCGAAAACAAAGCCGATATGGTTGCTTGTGCAGAAGCAGTGAAACAACGCTTGCTTGAAGCAGGTGCCGATACCGTTACAATTTATCCCACCGCAGGTCACCCGATCGTGTATGGTGAAAAAATGATCGATCCATCAAAGCCAACCGTGTTGGTGTATGGACATTACGATGTGCAGCCCGTTGATCCGCTCAACCTCTGGCACAGCGATCCGTTTGACCCAACCATTAAGGACGGAAAAATATTTGCCCGTGGTGCCTGCGATGATAAAGGACAGTTTTACATGCATGTAAAAGCATTGGAAACAATGGTGAAAACAAATTCACTCACAACGAATATCAAATTCTGTATTGAAGGTGAAGAAGAAGTAGGCAGTCCAAACCTGGGCACCTTTGTAAAAGCAAATAAAGAACTACTAAAGGCGGATGTGGTGCTCATCAGCGATACTGCCATGATCAGCATGGAAAACCCAAGCATTGACATTGGCGTGCGTGGTCTGAGTTATATTGAAGTGGAAGTAACAGGCCCTAACCGTGATTTGCACAGTGGTGTGTATGGTGGTGCTGTTGCAAACCCAATCACCATGTTGGCAAAGATGATCGCAAGCTGTCATGATGAAAACAATCATATCACCATTCCTGGTTTTTATGATGATGTGGTGGAAGCTACGCCTGAAGAACGCAAACTGATGGCTGCTGCTCCTTACGACGAAAAAGAATACAGTGCTGATCTTGGAGTTGACAAACTCTGGGGCGAAAAAGGATTTACAACAAATGAACGTACAGGTATCCGTCCAACATTGGAGTTGAATGGCATTTGGGGTGGTTACACAGGCGAGGGTGCAAAAACGGTATTACCTTCAAAAGCATTCGCTAAAATTTCTGCACGTTTGGTTCCTAATCAATCAAGTGAAAAGATCACAGAAAAATTATTGAACTATTTTAAAAGCATTGCACCTCCTGGTGTTACCATTAATGCATTTGAACATCATGGTGGCGAACCTTATATGACACCTGTTGACAGCAAAGCTTATAAAGCAGCTGCTGCAGCTATTAAGGATACGTTTGGTAAAGATGCTATTCCTGTTCGTGGTGGCGGTAGTATCCCTATTTGTGCGTTGTTCGAAAAAGAGCTCGGCATTAAGATCGTATTCATGGGTTTTGGTTTAGACAGCGACAACCTACACAGCCCGAACGAGAAGTACGACATCTTTAATTTCTATAAAGGCATTGAAACCATTCCGTATTTCCATAAGCATTTTGCGGAAGCGTAA